A region from the Medicago truncatula cultivar Jemalong A17 chromosome 6, MtrunA17r5.0-ANR, whole genome shotgun sequence genome encodes:
- the LOC25496266 gene encoding methylsterol monooxygenase 2-2 isoform X2: MPFIIESAWQYLIINFSDFQLACFGTFFLHEIVFFLSGLPFIWLERAGWLSNYKIQTKINSPESKERCIIRLLVLHFGVNLPAMIFSYPVFKYMGMHSSLPLPSWRVVLTQIIFYFILEDFLFYWEHRIMHTKWLYKHVHRVHHEYATPFGLTSEYGHPAEILFLGFPTMLGPAITGPHLITLWLYTVLRVLETVEAHCGYHFPWSPSNFLPLYGGADFHDYHHRVLYTKSGNYSSTFTYMDRIFGTDIGYRKLKALKNTGVEYSSEQKKQ; the protein is encoded by the exons ATGCCGTTCATCATCGAATCTGCATGGCAG TACCTGATTATAAATTTCAGTGACTTTCAATTGGCATGTTTCGGGACTTTCTTTCTGCAtgaaattgttttctttttatctgGGCTTCCATTTATTTGGCTTGAGAGGGCAGGATGGCTCTCAAACTACAAAATTcag ACAAAAATTAACAGCCCTGAATCTAAGGAGAGATGTATTATTCGCTTATTGGTGTTACATTTTGGAGTCAATCTACCTGCGATGATTTTTTCATATCCTGTTTTCAAATACATGGGCATGCATAGTAGCCTTCCTCTGCCGTCCTG GAGAGTAGTTTTAACGCAGATAATATTTTACTTCATTTTGGAGGATTTTTTATTCTACTGGGAACATAGGATAATGcacacaaaatggttgtacaaacaCGTACATAGAGTTCATCACGA GTATGCCACACCATTTGGACTGACTTCTGAATATGGTCATCCTGCGGAGATTTTATTCCTTGGATTTCCGACCATGCTTGGTCCTGCTATCACTGGTCCTCACTTGATTACTCTTTGGCTATATACGGTTCTTAGAGTCCTCGAGACAGTTGAGGCACATTGCGGTTATCATTTCCCATGGAGCCCCTCAAACTTCTTACCACTTTATGGAGG AGCCGATTTTCATGACTATCATCATCGTGTGTTGTACACCAAGTCTGGAAACTATTCATCAACCTTTACATACATGGACcg GATATTTGGAACTGATATAGGATACAGAAAGTTGAAAGCATTAAAGAACACTGGAGTTGAATACAGTAGCGAACAAAAGAAGCAGTGA
- the LOC25496266 gene encoding methylsterol monooxygenase 2-1 isoform X1 — MPFIIESAWQYLIINFSDFQLACFGTFFLHEIVFFLSGLPFIWLERAGWLSNYKIQTKINSPESKERCIIRLLVLHFGVNLPAMIFSYPVFKYMGMHSSLPLPSWRVVLTQIIFYFILEDFLFYWEHRIMHTKWLYKHVHRVHHEYATPFGLTSEYGHPAEILFLGFPTMLGPAITGPHLITLWLYTVLRVLETVEAHCGYHFPWSPSNFLPLYGGFGYFDYFSIVKIYISISRADFHDYHHRVLYTKSGNYSSTFTYMDRIFGTDIGYRKLKALKNTGVEYSSEQKKQ; from the exons ATGCCGTTCATCATCGAATCTGCATGGCAG TACCTGATTATAAATTTCAGTGACTTTCAATTGGCATGTTTCGGGACTTTCTTTCTGCAtgaaattgttttctttttatctgGGCTTCCATTTATTTGGCTTGAGAGGGCAGGATGGCTCTCAAACTACAAAATTcag ACAAAAATTAACAGCCCTGAATCTAAGGAGAGATGTATTATTCGCTTATTGGTGTTACATTTTGGAGTCAATCTACCTGCGATGATTTTTTCATATCCTGTTTTCAAATACATGGGCATGCATAGTAGCCTTCCTCTGCCGTCCTG GAGAGTAGTTTTAACGCAGATAATATTTTACTTCATTTTGGAGGATTTTTTATTCTACTGGGAACATAGGATAATGcacacaaaatggttgtacaaacaCGTACATAGAGTTCATCACGA GTATGCCACACCATTTGGACTGACTTCTGAATATGGTCATCCTGCGGAGATTTTATTCCTTGGATTTCCGACCATGCTTGGTCCTGCTATCACTGGTCCTCACTTGATTACTCTTTGGCTATATACGGTTCTTAGAGTCCTCGAGACAGTTGAGGCACATTGCGGTTATCATTTCCCATGGAGCCCCTCAAACTTCTTACCACTTTATGGAGG TTTCggttattttgattatttctctatagttaaaatttatatcTCCATTTCCAGAGCCGATTTTCATGACTATCATCATCGTGTGTTGTACACCAAGTCTGGAAACTATTCATCAACCTTTACATACATGGACcg GATATTTGGAACTGATATAGGATACAGAAAGTTGAAAGCATTAAAGAACACTGGAGTTGAATACAGTAGCGAACAAAAGAAGCAGTGA